In Methanomassiliicoccales archaeon, the genomic stretch CGCAACGTACTCAACGATCCTATCACAGTACTACACTGTACTCGAGGACTTCTTCAACAAATTCGACCTCGACAACGCAGATACTGCCATGCTAAACAGGATAGGGTCACTTGTTGGCCTCCCAAGGCTTGAGGCGACACCATCACTCGTCCCCGTGATTTTTGAGCGAAATGAGCCAGCTACAGAGACAATAAAAATCCCATTTGGGACAAGACTAAGAAGTGAAACAGAGACGCCAGTTGACTATCAAGTCATTAGACCAGCGGAAATCGAAGTAGGGGAGCTAAAAACTCAGACGTACGCTCAGAGTCTCGTTAAAGGCCCAGATTCAAGAGTAGGGGTGATGGAACTTACACAGCTACTTGATGAGAACCTCAGCATGTACATCGACCGCGTATACAACCCCGAAGCATCAACCGGGGGAAATCCACCAGAAACAGACGAAGAATACAGAACGAGACTCTCACAATGGCCAATGCACGCCACACGTGGGACGAAATCATCATATGAGAACGCTCTGAAGCAAGTTGCGGGATTGAGGGATTTTAAGATCGAGCCCCAGTTCGCAGGGCCCGGCTCCGTGAAGGTTGTAGTAGATCCACCCTATGAGCCTGTCATTGAGTATGTGAAGGATGAACTTCAAGGGAGAGCACAACTACTCGACGAATATGTGTATGTGGTGGGTGTGAAAGAAGTTCCGATCACCATTACCCTTGAGGTTGAAGTTTCAACCGAGAGGATCATGGATGCGTTCATCCCAATCCTCGAGGACAGAGTAGAGCGTGCTGTGAGGACTTACGTCAATGGGGGGATACGAGAGAACGGCAATTACTATTATGGGCTTGGAATAGGCCGAACATTGTACCCCTCACGTCTTACGAAGTTTCTATTAGATGAGATAACTGAGCTTGAAAACGTTGAGATAACCTACCCTGACAAGCCTATAAGATTCGCCGCTGAGGAAAGAGCAGTCTTAAAGGATGTCGCTGTGAATGTAGTGAGGGTGTGATAGCCCATGTTTGATAAGGACTATGATCCAGTGGCCAAACGACTGATAGAGAAACTCCCACTCTTCCTGAAGGAAGAAGTCATATCACAGGCGAGGACTCATCAAAAGATAGTCGCCAAGCCACTCCAGGACGCTGACAGGGACACTCGACTCGCTATGACATTGATAGACCTTGATAGGCCTCTTTTGATTTGGAGGGAGCAAGACCAACCACATTCATACACTATCAACTTCAAGGTATCACTCAAGGACATAATGCGGGTGAAGGTGTATGAGGATGGCTGGAAAATATATGATAGTGGGAAGTTAGAAAAGGGTGTGAACATATTCGTTGAATCAATACAGCGTGAAACATATGATATTATCCCAGATCACCGCTATCTCTTGAAAGTCGAAGATTATCATGGGAACACCTATGAGAAGGGCATACCCGAATCCTATGATGAGACGGGAGCATATCAACCCGACCCTGTATTAGACAGGCTTGGGAAACTACATAATATCCCAAGGCTACGCTTGAAGCCCGTGGATAATGAAAATCTCCACTTGGCATATCCTAAATTTCATAATCAGAGCATAGAACCTGATTACTATTATATGCAGCGGATAAAGGATTACCTTAGGATTTTCCAAGATCGAGGCCTTATATACGCTGAGTTTTATAAGTGGCTGACTGTAATCCCTGATATCGTAGGGTACTGGCGTGTACTCAGCCGACAGAACCAAACCGAACAAGTATTCCAATCCGAGGGTGATGTGGGCTCATATGAGATGGCTACGAAGGATAGGAATGCAAGCACTTATATAGTTTATCTTGACCCTGAGAAGATCCCATTGAATGTTTTATTTGATTCTGAGAAATATGAAGAATTCTTGAGAGATATTAGTTTGAGTAAGAAGTTTTTCTTTGAAGTGCCCATAGAGGTGAGTATCACTGACACTGTCATATTTGATTCGGATGTGGATGACACCCTATTCGGTATGAGAGAATATGAAGAATTTATTACAGTCGATGATATATCATCTGCAGACACCACAACCTCAGACATTCCCGTCGAGATCTCGAAATTCTCTGATATGCTATCAGATTCCAGCGTGGCTGACGTTGTCCCTGAGACCTTCAAGGCAAGCGATTATGTCTCAGAGACCGTGAGTTGTGAGCTTGCAACTGAATCATTCAAATCATCTGACACCATCTCAACAGCAGATACTACAACCTCTAATGCTGTTGCGGACGTCTCTAAATTCTCAGAATCCTTGACAACGACGAGTGCGACTGGCGTTGACTCTGAGACCGGTAAATTCTCTGATTCATACTCATACTCTGCAATCGCATACATACGAACATACGACACCGACACCCAATTCAACAGTTTGAGCAAGTCGGGTAGCATCGTCATCAGCGGAACAGGGACAAGTGCCGTTATAACGA encodes the following:
- a CDS encoding baseplate J/gp47 family protein; this encodes MIERRDEVDILHDLILEAYRRGLISEDTKFLDRIHRGDAIENNLILLFATYSTILSQYYTVLEDFFNKFDLDNADTAMLNRIGSLVGLPRLEATPSLVPVIFERNEPATETIKIPFGTRLRSETETPVDYQVIRPAEIEVGELKTQTYAQSLVKGPDSRVGVMELTQLLDENLSMYIDRVYNPEASTGGNPPETDEEYRTRLSQWPMHATRGTKSSYENALKQVAGLRDFKIEPQFAGPGSVKVVVDPPYEPVIEYVKDELQGRAQLLDEYVYVVGVKEVPITITLEVEVSTERIMDAFIPILEDRVERAVRTYVNGGIRENGNYYYGLGIGRTLYPSRLTKFLLDEITELENVEITYPDKPIRFAAEERAVLKDVAVNVVRV